From Coffea arabica cultivar ET-39 chromosome 2e, Coffea Arabica ET-39 HiFi, whole genome shotgun sequence, the proteins below share one genomic window:
- the LOC113732158 gene encoding protein SOSEKI 1 — translation MEAIYLEQKRNMKRRLMESNQVGAEVRRIHVIYFLSRKGRIEQPHLIRVHHLSRNGVHLRDVKRWLGELRGKDMPESFSWSYKRRYKSGYVWQDLLDEDLITPISDNEYVLKGSEISSTATIEDSPSEKRYSMHKEEEDSSDRIPSSTEENPDDDHHHQETKMDQPTKIFSPEIEEESPTFGSEQSSTLTDDSMKTKDQDQDQEKNSSFQTPKEEMHEESDKSEGSSYYSPLSSKRNKKANNVMSEEKISAPSSSASTSSTAQPSFSKSRSYSNASHLFRNLITCGAVETNDSVMLTISRRNKPPANANLSSLDKQNHVSNGTKELLQKGDKLGGSQRIFGTNWDQQRQSSGRKSFDGVRASQKNNSEFNNQKTNAAHKPIYGPPCSQCGKPFKPEKLHAHMKSCRGMKAWAKYSGPAISAAAADKPAESPQENLVSGYYLTH, via the exons ATGGAAGCAATATATCTAGAACAAAAACGCAACATGAAAAG AAGATTAATGGAGAGTAATCAAGTTGGTGCAGAAGTTAGAAGAATTCATGTCATTTACTTCCTTAGTCGAAAAGGTAGGATTGAGCAGCCTCATCTCATTCGAGTTCATCACCTCTCAAGAAATGGTGTACATTTGCGAG ATGTCAAGAGATGGTTGGGAGAATTGCGAGGAAAGGACATGCCTGAATCATTTTCTTGGTCATACAAGAG GAGATACAAAAGTGGATATGTATGGCAAGACCTGCTGGATGAGGATCTCATTACCCCTATCTCAGATAACGAATATGTCCTCAAAGGATCGGAAATTTCTTCCACAGCCACAATAG AGGATTCACCTAGCGAAAAGAGATATTCAATGCACAAAGAGGAAGAAGACAGTAGTGATCGTATACCCTCCTCCACTGAAGAAAATCCAGATgatgatcatcatcatcaagaaacaaaaatggACCAACCTACAAAAATCTTTTCTCCAGAAATTGAGGAAGAATCACCAACTTTTGGCTCTGAACAGTCATCGACATTGACTGATGATTCGATGAAGACCAAAGATCAGGATCAGGATCAAGAAAAGAATTCTAGTTTCCAGACTCCCAAAGAAGAAATGCATGAAGAAAGTGACAAAAGTGAGGGTTCTTCATACTATTCACCTCTTTCCAGTAAAAGGAACAAGAAGGCCAACAACGTTATGTCTGAAGAAAAAATAAGTGCACCATCTTCATCAGCATCAACCTCATCAACAGCACAACCTTCATTTTCTAAGAGCAGGAGTTATTCAAATGCATCTCATCTGTTCCGAAATTTGATCACTTGTGGAGCTGTGGAGACAAATGATTCAGTCATGCTTACAATCAGTCGTCGCAATAAACCACCCGCGAATGCAAATTTGTCATCTTTGGATAAGCAGAATCATGTTTCTAACGGTACCAAGGAGCTACTACAGAAAGGGGACAAGTTGGGAGGGTCTCAAAGGATCTTTGGGACTAATTGGGATCAACAAAGACAAAGCAGTGGAAG GAAAAGCTTTGATGGGGTGAGGGCTTCACAGAAGAATAATAGCGAATTCAATAACCAGAAGACAAATGCTGCGCACAAGCCTATTTATGGACCGCCCTGCTC GCAATGCGGGAAGCCATTTAAGCCAGAGAAACTGCATGCACATATGAAATCCTGCAGGGGGATGAAGGCCTGGGCGAAATATAGTGGCCCTGCAatttctgctgctgctgctgataAGCCAGCAGAATCCCCGCAGGAGAATTTGGTCTCTGGCTATTATTTGACTCACTGA